A segment of the Lycium ferocissimum isolate CSIRO_LF1 chromosome 10, AGI_CSIRO_Lferr_CH_V1, whole genome shotgun sequence genome:
AAATCAGTTCAGCTTTGGCTTTATTCAACTGCATTCTATCATGAGAATCCATACTTTCAATATATCTTTGTTCAAGCTCACTAATTCTGTTTTCCATGTCTTGAGTATTCTTAAAAATATCTCCAACTGTATTCTTGGACCAACTACTAAGAGCAGAACTAGTGTTCTTTAGTTTTTGTTGAACTTCCCAAAAGATATTACCTTTAGTGTGAGATTTCCAACTAGATTTGACAACTTCCTGGAAGCCTTCACATTCAACCCAGAGATTAAGGAATCTAAAAATACTTGACATAAGAATTTTGAGGGTTATCCATGGTAATATATATGGGACAATGGTCTGATCCAACTCTAGGAAGATGTTGTACATTAGTACTTGAGAAAAGATCATCCCATTCTTCATTATGCACCATTCTATCTAACCTTTCCAGattacattctttttttttctctcattgCACCAGGTAAAAATATGCCCGGTATATCCACTATCTCTTAAACCACAATCACTAAGGCATTCCATGAATGGAATACTCTTGCTTAGTCTATGGGGATTTCCCCCAATTTTTTCTTCAGCATCAAGTATACTATTAAAATCCCCTGCAACAGCCCAGGGTGCATTAATAGTAGAGGCAACGATTCTCATACGGTTCCATAATTCTTCCCTCCCTTTACTAGAAGATTTGGCATAGACTATTGAAATATATAACTCCTTATCATTATCAATAATCTTACAAGTAACCATATGTTCCTCATTAGCATAAATAGAGCATTTTAGGCTCGTAGTCCAGAAAACCCAAATTTTGTTACTGCAGTTGGAAAaaattcatgcatattcaattcctTTTTGTATCTTTCAATTTTATCTTCCTTTATGAAAGGCTCTTGTATAGCAATAAGCTAAATTCTATGTGAAGCGATTAAAAACTTTACCCTTTCTGTAGAGGCATGGGATTTCATGCCTCTAATAGTCCAATTAAGAATCTTGATTATTTAAACCTCTTTTGGAATGATCTTGTGATTTCTTCATTTGTCTCCTTGTCTTAGGAGATAAATGAGAATTTCCTTCTACAAAAAggatatataaaaaaatgtaaaaaaaaaaaaattaaaaaaaaattgttagttGAAGTTGTTATATACTTGTAGGAAAGGATTTTGTATAGGTACATCATTTCTTCTCTTGTTTGGACAGTTTTTGTGTTGACCTATTGTATGTTAGAGCAATGACGGAGTTAGGATTTTTACTAAGGGGAtccaaaaatatgaagaaataagCAAACGAAGAAGCCAAGGGAATTtaacatatactatacatacataaaaaataattaacccTGTATATTCAGTGTAATTTTCCTCTTAAGGGGGTTCGAACTCCCTTGCTTCTACCTGACTTCGCCCCAGTGTTAGAGGTAAGGTGCATGTCACCCTCTAACTCTGATACTTTTTGCATGAATAGAAATGATAGGGGTCAAGCCTAACCCTGACACCAAGGGGATCACAGCCTTTGGTTAtgacttaataaaaataaacataaagaGCCCTAAAAATTTTAAGCTTATGTTGGTAATTGAACAAGAGATTAATAATGATAGTGATAGAAAATTACTATACTCCCTATGTTTTCATATTAAGttggtgtttttattttttcattttggttcaaaataagggATATTTCACACAATCAAGAAAGTATTAAGTAattgttttcttccaaatttactCCTATTTAGATAAGTGTGTTTTCATACACTAAGAAACTACATTGAGTGGATAGTCTACTTTGTCTTTTTCACACCCTTAAGAAAACACTAACtcctagaaaagaaaagaaaaaacattttgTAAGTGGAcagtacttattttaaaccaaaataaaaaagctaagtgaacacttattttgaacaagAGGGAGTACTAATTTTAGAATGATAACCTATTAAATGTGGTTTTCGCTGTGGAGAAAGTTCTTTGACAGTTGGATTATGAGTTCGAATTCATAGCCTAGCAAGTACGTGACAGTGAATCTTaccatacatatatttttagacATCAGTTAGAGGCTCATAATTTGATCGTGAATTACAACATACATTTAAATTTTACGTTGAGTTAGTATTCATCTTTCAGACTATTATTATCTAAAGGCCTTATGATTACTTGGATGATCATTCAATTCAGACCTTCGTCTAGATagtaaaatattcattttctccagtaaaccattttcactttgagCTATATTGACTCGAAAGTGATGAGGGTTTTGTCTTGACCCCTACCTTGTATTGAATAGCAAAATTACATATGGATGGAGGATGTGAGCATGAACTCCACAACACACAGGATGAACAAGCTCACCTATAACAAACATGTGTAATCTAAAGTTCCATAAATTACGTCACTGATTAATCAGGACAAACTAAAGGCATAAACAGAGGAAGTTTTTGCAATAGAAGATGAAATCCCAGTTGGGGTTTTGAAGAAGAGTACTTTAGTTTACTAACATCTGTATAGTTAAATGTTTGTATTTCGTACCTAGATTTATAATCTCTTCAGCTTTGTAATTGAGGTAAGGACATTTAATCCCCTTCTAACTATAATTTTGATGACGTGCTAAGGTAACGCCACCATACGGCAGAAAAATttagttaaagaaaaaaaaaaacaaaggcaCTTAAAGAGGGCACACATTATACAATgaaactaacaaaaaaaaaattactgtaTTAGTTTGTAAGAATAAATTGATCTTCTACAGTATGCACAACCAAACAGTAACTCCTATAGAGGTGTATAAATAGATCGTAGCTAACAAAAAAGTTAGATTCGTCATATCGAATCCTGAAGCTAATACTGTTGGAAATGGAAATTGTTCGTTGGTGAATAAGAAGAAATTGACAAAGATTTCAACTGATTAGAGGTTTTCAGACAATACATCGTACATATCAACCAAGAATGACAAAACTCATTTTGGGCTATTTAATACACTTGGGCTTTTGGTTTTGGATGACCgaatacaaaagaaaaaaaggcccAGTGAAGACTTAACACTGCACAACCCACTTcagagatatacatatattctcaAGGAATATACCACATATTTGTACACGTATTCCTTCTAGTATTTTCCTATTTCTTGTACAAAGAATAATAGTACAATTGTGGTATTTTGACAGCCAATCATGTATAGGACAGCTGTGGTATAGTTAGTTAGAATAgaacattcttttcttccattagattgtatttatacacatttttgcTACAAGGAATACACACAGAAAATTTCCTATCTTTCCTTGTTTTTTCctatatggtatcagagcagtagGTCTTTCTTCTTTAATCCATCATTCATTTTCAATCTTGTCTCAATCTTCATAGCTGAAATGAGTGGAGAAAACTCAGAATCTTCTCAAACCAACCCAATCAATGACCATTCTAGTCCCTTTTACCTTCACCCATCAGACTCACCAGGAATGTTGTTTGTCAATTCTCCTTTTGATGGCAAGGGCTATGCAGGTTGAAGTAGAGCTTTTTTCATTGCTCTTTCAGCCAAGAACAAGCTTGGCATGATTGATGGTAGCATTGAGGCACCGGATGTCACCTCTGTTAATCACAAACCTTGGGCCAGGTGCAATGACATGGTCATTTCCTGGATCCTTAACTCTCTCTCTAAGGATATTGCTGAGTCTGTCCTTTACTCCAAGACTGCAAGAGAGATCTGGAAAGAATTAGCAACAAGTTTTAGTCAGTGCAATGGAGCACAACTCTATCAACTACAAAAGGAATTATCAGATGCAATGCAAGGTAACCTAGACATAGCAGGCTATTTTACTAAGGTTAAGAAAATTTGGGCTGAGCTTGATGCAATCATTACTTTTGATCATTACAACTGCAAGTGTATTTGTGGAGGTAGAGTCAAAACAATCCAGTCTCATCAGGATGGTAGGCTGATTCAGTTCCTCATGGGACTGAACAGCAGTTACTCTAGTGTCAAAAGCACCATTCTGATGATGGACCCTTTACCTACTGTTAGTTCTGCCTACTCTTTGCTCATTTAAGATGACAAACAAAAGGAGGTGCACATGGAAGCACACCCCTCTGAGTCTGCtttcatggtttcaaacccaaGGTTCAGTAATGGTCAAAGATTTACTAACAACAACACTCagcaaaacaacaacaatggtGCAAGGTTTAGTAACAACAATCAGAAATATGGTTGGTCTGATGGAAAACTCAAAGGGAACTTTGACAAATAGAATTCAGAATTGTTTTGTACAAACTACAAGATGACTAATCATAATGTTTCCAAGTGTTACGGGATAATTGGTTTTCCCCCAGCTTTCAAATTTACCAGGCCTAGGAAGAATAAATTTCAGACTCATAGCAATGCAACATCTGTGGTTTCAGAACAAAACAACAATCATGCAGTACCTGATGGGGATTTTTCCAATTTTGGGAAGCAATTGACTCCTGAACAACACAGTCAATTGGTGACCCTTTTGCAGCAGTATGAAGGACAAAATGATGCAACTGCTGAACCATCAGTCTCAGCAAACTGTGCTGGTATCATCACACCTCATTTTAATCCTAAGTCTTATTCCTTTTCTTCTCAAATTCAATCTAATTCATGGATTTTAGACAGTGGAGCCTCAGACCATATGACATTTGATCTTTCTTTATTATCTAATATCACATCATTATCAACAGCTTTGTATGTTAGTTTGTCAAATTCATAAAAACTCAAAGTCACACAAAAGGGAACTATCACAGTCTTGCCTAATCTAGTCCTACACAATGTTTTATTTGTTCCAGCGTTTAAATTCAATCTCCTCTCAGTTCATAAATTCACCTTACAGTTTCATTGtatgtttattttcttttcctttggtgCAATTTTTCAAGGCCCTTCCATGAAGAGCCCAGTGGTTCTTGGTGAAGTTCAAGAAGGTCTCTACATACTCAAGTCTACTCCTATCAAGACAAGTGCAGTCCCAGTTTCTCCGGTTTCCACCCTATCTAGCAGCTTATCTTCCAAGTCTAGTAGTTTATCTTATAAGTCTAGTTGTAATTTACTTTCAAAGCACCTGTTTGTTCTAATTCCAGTATTGTCAATGTAAGCCTATGGCATCAGAGGTTGGGGCATTTGCCCATATCTAATATGAAGAATATTTCCAGTTTTCCTATACACTCTACTCTGTCTAATTTACCTTTTCCATGTGATGTTTATGCAAAAGCTAGACAATCTAaattaccttttccttccagtACCATTTCCACAAAAGGTATCTTTGAACTCATTCATGTGGACACTTGGGGTCCTTATAAAGTCACTACCCATGATGGTTTTAGATATTTTTTAACAATTGTTGATGACTATAGTAGAGGGACATGGACTTATTTGCTCAAAACCAAGAGTAATGCATTCTATATCTTAAAATAGTTTTTAACCATGGTAGAAAGACAATTCCAGACAAAAGTCAAAGTCATCAGGTCTGATAATGCTAAAGAATTAGGTTCCAGTCTAGCCAATTCTGATTTCTTGTCATCTCAAGGTATTTTACATCAAACCACATGTGTTgccacaccacaacaaaatggtgtggTTGAAAGGAAACATAGACATCTTTTGGAAACATGTAGGGCATTGCTTTTTCAATCTCATATTCCTTTGTCTTATTGGGGGACTCTCTTTTAACCTCTACCtacttgaaaaacaagtttcctTCAAAAGTTTTAAACCATAAAACACCATATCAAATCCTCTTTCACTCTTCTCCTGATTATGGTTCACTCAAGACATTTGGTTGTCTTTGTTATTCTAGTACTTTACCACATTTAAGAAACAAACTTGATCCCATGGCAACCAAGTGTGTCTTTATTGGCTATCCTTCTAATCAAAAGGGTTATAACTTCTGGATTTACAAACTAAAAAGGTTTTTGTTTCTAGAAATGTCAagtttttttagtttgtttttccattttcatccatttcaccCTCTTCTCTTGTTTTTCCTACATATCCCATTTCTACACCACTTTCAGTCCCTATCACTACTTCCTCCAACACTGATTTTTCCACTTCTGATCATTCACCAACCATTCCAAATCACACTACCATTGTTCAAGCTAaatctcctattgttccatcttcaactccTACACATTCTCCTCTTCCTACGGATTCTCTTTCATCTCTCACCTCTCACCTCCTATGTCACCTATTCATGATTCTATTCCTATTCCTGATCAAGCTCCCATTCATGACCCAGTTCCTAATGAACCAGTTCCTAATCCTAATCCTGTTCCCATTAGACAGTCTTCCAGAATTAAAAATCCACCACCTCATTTGGCAGACTATATTTGCAATGCTGTTTGTTTATCTGATGTGACTAACACTTGTTTTCATAAAGACTTCTTCATCCTCTTACACTCTCATTTTCTGCTTTAACTCACTCTAATCAATCTTTCCCAAACACCATTGCCCATATTACTAAACCAACTACTTTTTCACAAGCATCATTGCACCCCTGTTGGCAAGCTGCAATGGAACAAGAGTTTTCAGCTCTACAGGCAAATCACACATGGGATTTAGTCCCACTTCCTCCTGGTCACAAAGCCTTACCCTCAAAATGGGTTTATAAAGTTAAGTATCGAGCAGATGGATCACTTGAGAGATACAAAGCTCGTTTGGTTATTAGGGGTGATATTCAAAGACAAGGAATCGATTATACTGAAACCTATTCTCCAGTGATTAAAATGACTACAGTCAGGTGTCTCATTGCTGTTGCTATTAAAAAGGGATGGGATTTGCTCCAATTAGATATTAATAATGCCTTTTACATGGCAATTTACAAGAAGAAGTATATATGAGGATTCCTGCTGGTTTGAAggttcactactaaaaaactgccaaaaatCGACACGTCAGTTTTTtacatttctaattttttaaaattattttaattagaaaCCGACGGACGATGTCAGtttttttggcagaattttaaaaatatttaaccgCCAAAAAAACTGACGTCCcacgtcggttttattaaaaaaaaaaattaatataaaaccgacgtcgtacgttagttttatttttaaaaatattttaaataatatgcaattcaatttgttttttttttaaataataaataatttttttttaggaaaccgacggacagggtcagtttccttttttttttttttaatttttgagtcAAATCTGGTCAAACGTGCTAGAAAAACTGACGGACAAGGTCGgttttgtccgtcggtttttctttaaaatggtAGCAGACGGGTTTTAGAcccatttcttcttctcttccaaattaaaaccccccccccccccccccccccccaaaccctaCCCGCCGCCCCCTCCCCTCCGGCCAGCCCATCCACCCATTTCGCCACCGCCCAACGCCGCCGCCTGCGCAGCCCGTCCCCACCAACCCCAGACCCGTTTTGAAGTTAATTACTTGaggttagtttctcttaaattagggcttttaaaattctttcaattttagttttatttgtagattttaggcctaatgctaatctatttagctttgttaaacatcatttgcaatgttattaatgttgaatttgtgaaaaaaatgtaaactttatttgactagtttagttgtcattttttttttttggcttgagattgtgttatatttcatgttctttatcaatgtatttgtgttagcttagttatcattctttgtaatattattgatgttgaatatgtgcaaaaatgtatactttaattatttgactagttttttttttttttgttggattgtgctttttgttagaatttcataagttattagaattgttattgatcattccaaattagaattagttgagattgtgcttttcaaattagaattgttaagttatagtatttctataacctcaatactaaaatgtagattttatttctctagatttacttttcactttttagaattggttggaattgtgcttttcaaagttagaattattaagttatgttagaattattaagttataatatttctataacctcaaaactaaaatgtagactttatttgactagatttacttttcaaattttagaattaaagttagaatccataagttattaaagttagaattgttattgagaattcaaagttagaattggttgggattgtgcttttcaaaattatattaaagttagaatttataaattattaaagttagaattgttattgtgaattcaaagttagaagtggttgggattgtgttttcttaagttatattttaagttagaattcttaagttataatatatttctataacctcaataatttgtgggtatagttttgtagatggatcgtatgtgggtgtataatatgaataatagtaatcgtgtgggtgtacatgatgaatttgttaaaggtgttgatgggtttatcacacatgcaatgacacttcacccttttcaaaatgaaggggtaattaggtgtccttgttCTCATTGCCGgtgtatgaagtatttgaaaggAAGCGGTTAGGGTTCATTTATATAGTCGTGGGTTTAGCGAAATATTATGTTTGACCGATCATGGAGAGGCGATGGGGTCAATGGTATATTTTACAATATGGTTGTCGGTAAAAGTAGTGTGTATCGGGAATATAGTCATGTCCAATATGATAGAGTTAATGATATGGTTAATGATGCTTTTGGCGTACGATGGGTTTGAACTTTGAGCAAAATTTTGAGGAACCTCCTAATGAAGAAGCAATGCGCTTCtatcaagaattagaagaggCTAGTCGTCCACTTTGGGTAGGGAGTCAAAGCATTCTAAGTTGTTTGTTGCAGTTAGAATGATTAACATCAAATCAGATTGGATTTATTCTTTGGAAAGGCTATGGACTCAATGATTAAGCTTGTAGGGGAACTAGTTAGTCCGAATTCGACATACCTAAGAGTTACTATGAAGCAAAGAGattggtttccaaattaggattgTCGTATGATAGAATTCATTGTTGTCCAAACGGTTGTATGTTGTTCTATAAGCAAGATGCTGATTTAAATGAATATAAAATATGTGGACATGCGCGTTATAAAAGGACACCTAGTGGAAAGACGGTTCCAATTAAGGCGATGCATTATTTACCTTTTATACCTaggttaaagaggttgtttGCATCGCCAAGTTTTGCTCCTCACATGAGATGGCATAGCGAAAATAGAAGGCCACCTGGTGTTATGTGTCATCCATCGGATGGAGAAGCGTGGAAACATTTTGATAGAACTTATCCTGATTTTGCTAGTGAACCAAGAAACATTCGTTTGGGTTTGTGTGCGGATGGTTTCACACCATACTCTGTTTCGGCTGCACCcttttggttggacatttaaatatttctgaactttgaaggtctattaagatcgtatttgatgtgtttagatagtgtttgatgtgttttattattacttagggtgattttatgtgttgcggctcttttagaattgatttggagcattttaatgctagttACAGTTCTGTTACATGCGGTTTTACTGCAAGGTGTGGTTGcagaaaatgcatgatttgcatgcaggaaattttccagaaaaccgacggacaaccgactcagtccgtcggttttctggaaattaattattaaattttatgaaaaaactgACCTACTGTGtcggtttttatttaaaataaaaaaaactaaatagaAAACCGACGCAGTGCGTcgtttttttcataaaatatatattatttttatgtaagataaaaaaatcagaaattaaaaaaatcgaccctgtccgtcggttttttaatttatatttattttttaaaattattgaaaaaaaccCGACGGACTACGTAACCGACGCTGTCCGTCGGGAAAAACCGACGTGGTCCGTCGGTTTCCAAAAAGCGAGGCTatgaaaaccgacggaccgtaAAAGGTCGGTTTCCCGTCGGtttcattaaaaaaaccgactcgGTCCATCGGTTTTGGCCGTcgagttttcccctttttttagtagtggttTCTAATCCTAAGC
Coding sequences within it:
- the LOC132034933 gene encoding uncharacterized protein LOC132034933, whose amino-acid sequence is MSGENSESSQTNPINDHSSPFYLHPSDSPGMLFVNSPFDAKNKLGMIDGSIEAPDVTSVNHKPWARCNDMVISWILNSLSKDIAESVLYSKTAREIWKELATSFSQCNGAQLYQLQKELSDAMQGNLDIAGYFTKVKKIWAELDAIITFDHYNCKCICGGRVKTIQSHQDGRLIQFLMGLNSSYSSVKSTILMMDPLPTEVHMEAHPSESAFMVSNPRFSNGQRFTNNNTQQNNNNGARFSNNNQKYGWSDGKLKGNFDK
- the LOC132034932 gene encoding uncharacterized protein LOC132034932, which translates into the protein MVTCKIIDNDKELYISIVYAKSSSKGREELWNRMRIVASTINAPWAVAGDFNSILDAEEKIGGNPHRLSKSIPFMECLSDCGLRDSGYTGHIFTWCNERKKKNVIWKGFQEVVKSSWKSHTKGNIFWEVQQKLKNTSSALSSWSKNTVGDIFKNTQDMENRISELEQRYIESMDSHDRMQLNKAKAELISHHKKVNDFWKQKANLKGNLEGDENTKYFHSIVKGRRNHLQVHRILENDVWVEGEEEIGIVAENFYRNLFSQ